Below is a genomic region from Deltaproteobacteria bacterium CG11_big_fil_rev_8_21_14_0_20_49_13.
TAGACAGATCGATGCGCTACGTTTTTCGCTGCAATTTCCCGAATCGGCGAACCCGGAATGGGGAATGGCGCAACTATTTTCGGTAGAGCAACAGGTCGCAAGTATCCGGGAAGAAATAGACGGTGTCGAATATGCAATTGAGACCGTAAATGACAGCATAGGTATCGAGAGGGATAAGATTGCCCTTAACAACGAAGAGATTGCCCTTACCATGGCCGAGAGGTTTTTCAGGTTGCGTGCCGAGGCCTTTATCGTCGCGGCAGACGATAAAATGTCCTATCATTTTGGCGTTTCGATATACGATAAGTTCAGAGCTTTTAACGCCGCAGACGTTCACAGCTGGATCGCGAAAAGGCGCGGAACTTCGTTGCCGCTTGATCCCAAAGAATGGACGGCTGAAGATTTTAACAGTGTCGCAGTGACGCTTTCCAAAGCTCGGGCGGATTATACAGAAAAAAGGAACTCTTATATTATCAAACATTCCATAAGCTGGGCTGATGAGGCCCGAAGGATCGGCTCGCAAAAGGTAAAGGACGGTGAGTGTGCCTGTGCGTCCGAATGGGCAAGGGAAAATAAGGCCAGCCTTATCAAAAATGACGGAGCCAGGAGATTTAAAGAGGCCGAGAGATATTGGCGCGACAAGGTGAAGCCCGGTGATAGCGAAGTTCCTTTAAATATATCGTTTACGGAGCTTCCACGCAGGTTAAGGGAAGTGAGAGATGTCGAACAATGGGACGAGATGATGGGCCAGCTGGCGGAGCTGGAAGGCAATTCTTATACCAACCTCGGTACGATAGCTCAAACGATCACTGCGATATGGAAGGTCGATTATGCGAATTGGCTCAAAGGCATAGTGACAAAAGACCTTCCTCTGGGGTTTGGCAAAAATCTTCCGCAGGCTAATCTGGCAGCTGACATGTTCCTCTCCGAAGCGGACCTTAAAATTCCGCGTTTACCCTGGCAGCTTGCACCGTTCGCCGCAAGGTTGGATGGCGGCCTTAAGAGCACCTTTCACAGAATAGATGATGACGAATTTTCTAACAAAGCGGCGATATTCGTGCTGGGAGCCGCTTCGGCCCTTGCCGGCATAGCCGCCGCCGGGTATGTGCGTTCACTGACGGTTGCCGCGGAGCTCAATTACGGATGGCGGACATATGACGGGATGCAGCTCGTTTGGAACACGGCCGGAAGGTCTGCGTTCGGCAGGATATCGGTGCCGGTCACCGGATACTTGTCCGAACTCGGCTCTTCGGCGGTAGGATTTCACGTTGCTTCGTCATCCATGCTGGCGGGAATAACCGGGCCGCAGGAGATATACAGCCCTAAAAGAATAGCGCAGTCGTTCGCGATATTCGGCATGCTGGAAGGGGCAGGATTTCTCCTCGGAAGGGTAATGGGGTTCAACGCGACGCTGGGTAACAAGATAATCGGCAGAGACCTTGAGGAGGCGGTGATGGTCGGAAGAACTACTAAGCCGGCCGATATCAATGTGGAAGCCGCTTTTGCGGCAGAAGAGGTCGTTCCGGTGCAGGCGGCGCTCGATCATTTCGGTTCCGGTTACGGTCTATTGTATCAGTTCAACAATTTTTCTTCCGTTGTGGCGACGCTATATAATTCAGACCTGTTCCTTGGCCTTATCAACCTTGATGATGCCGTTCCGGACGGTGAGAAAGAAAAGGGACTGGAACAACTGGCAACGGTTGCAGCGCAGCTTGCCATCATCGTCTTTGGAGCAAAGAATATGCATGTTCCGTGCGCTCCCATTGAGAGGGCGGTCCTTAAGCAGGGTATGCGCTCTCTTGATATGGAAATGGGCAATGCGATGCGAGATATTTCAGGGCTCAGAAACAAATGGGTGGATGAGGCGCAACAAGGGGGTAATTTTCCTCTTCTCCGGCTTAGTGATATGGGAGATGGTCTTGCAAGGGCTGCCGGCTTGAGTGCGAACGCTGTGGAATATGCAGAGCGATACGGCGAGACATATCCGTGGTGGTCGGACAGCCGTGGGGTGTGGGTAGCGAAAGAGAATGGGCTCAGAGAAACGGCACAACCACTTACAGTGATTTTTGAGATGGTGCGCGACATGATAGCCATCTCCAAGCGTGGCGCATTAATGTCCGACGGTACCCTTGAATTGAATTCGATGGATGATGTGATGGTTCGGGTAGACGCCTTTAACGACAGATACGAAAGCGTACTTGTCGGCGAGCGTAATCATCTTTTTGCGCGGCTGATGTATTCATTTACGAATGCAGAAGGAAAAGACACGTACCTATTCACGACCGATCTCCAAGGCTTCCATGAGTTTCTCTTTGGGGACCCTACGTTTACCGGATATCCCGAAGCCGAACCGCCAGATGTTCGCTATCTTGAGTTTAAACCCCAATGATCTTCTTGGCCTCGGTAAGGATGTCTTCGACCTCTTCTATGGTCTTTGCCTCGGAGTAGGTGCGAAGCAATGGTTCGGTGCCGGAGGGGCGGATAAGCAACCATGAATCGTCCTCACGAAGAAAGTGGTAGCCGTCTATCATGTCGAGGGTCTTAACCTTCATGCCGCACAGATCCTTGATACCAGCGGCCCTTTCCTTGATATTCGCACGTGCCTTGTCTATCGTCTCCTTGTTTAGATGCATGTCTATTCTTTTGTAAGCGGTCGGGCCGACCTCACGCTGGAGTTCCCCCACAAGCTCGCTCAAACGGCGTTCGCGCATCGCCATCATTTCCGTGAGCAGAAGCCCGCAGAGCAGGCCGTCGCGTTCGCAGACGTGGCGCGGTATGCCGATCCCGCCGGATTCCTCTCCGCCCATGAGGACGTTGGCGTCGTTGAGAGCCGGGCTTATATATTTGAACCCTACGGGAGTGGTCATTAAAGGAAGTTCGTAGATCTTGCACAGACGGTTTATCATCTGGGTCGTGGTTATCGACTTGATCACCTTTCCCTTCCACTTTCTGGAATCGACGATGTGTTTTAAAAGGAGCGAAAAGATGAAATGGGAAGTGACGTAGTTGCCTTTTTCATCGATGGCTCCGATCCGGTCGGCATCGCCGTCTGTAATGAGGCAGATGTCGTACTTGCCGGTCTTCATGATATCTATCGCCTCGTTCACGTTGGGGATTATGGGTTCCGGCTGAATGCCTCCAAAACTTGTATCGGCCGCCGTGTGTATCTGTGTGACCGCATCATCGAAGAACTCCGGGAAGAAATCGGTGCCAGAGCCGTACATCGGTTCGGCCAGTATCTTGAACTTTGAATCGCGGATAAGTTGTAGGTTTCCCCAGCCTTTTAAGCTCTTGATGTAGGCCCCGTGCGGGTTGAACGTTGAGAACAGCGCGCCCTTTGGTTCGCCTATTATGGGTTTCTTGTTATACTTGGCGTTCTTTTCGATCTGCGCCTCGATCGGGCCCGTGTATTCGGGAGACGCGGCGCCGCCGTAGCTTTCTTTGAACTTTATTCCGTTCCACTCTGCCGGATTATGGCTCGCGGTCACCATGATACCTGCGGTGCCTCGGTCCGTTTTAACATGCCACGACACGCAAGGGGTGGGGCAGAACTGTTCGGAGAGAACGGTTTTGATATTGTTGCCAATAAGTATCCGGGCTATCAGCTCGGCAGATTCTTTTGACTGCGCGCGGCGGTCGTAACCTATAAAAATGGGTCTTCCGGAATCCTGGACCTCCGGATAGATATCGGCAAAGGCCTGTATGACATGGCCGATATTTTCCGGTATAAAATCCTCGCCGATAACAGCGCGCCAGCCGTCGGTTCCGAACTTTATTGAGGACATGTTGTTGCTCCTTTTCTGTTCATTTAGATGACAGACGTCTGACATCAGAGGTTGGAAAGATCGGACTTCAGACCTCCGACCTCCGACTGCGTATTAATTCTACCGCCATCTCTATTGCCTTCACCATATTATAATGATCCGCGATCCCCTTGCCGGCTATATCCTTCGCCGTTCCGTGGTCCGGACTCGTGCGGACAAAGGGGAGCCCCAAGGTTACATTCACAGTATCTTTAAAAGCAAGGGTTTTAATGGGCGCAAGGCCCTGATCGTGATACATTGCTATTACAGCGTCAAATTTTCCTTCGGCCGCCTGGTGAAATACCGTGTCGGCAGGGCAGGGGCCGATGACATCCAGGCCTTCGCTTCGTAGCACGTTAATAGCTGGGGCGATGATTTTTTCTTCCTCGCTTCCGAATGTTCCCGAGTCGCCTGAGTGGGGGTTGAGAGCGCAGACTGCGATGCGCGGCTTGTTACACGCTGTGCGTAGAGATGAACCCAGAAAATCTGCGGTCAGGCGCGTAGCGTCGCAAATTTTTTCTAGTGATATGTTCCTGGGCACGTCAGATATAGACAGATGCGTTGTGACGAGCGTCACTTTCAGCATGGGCGACATCATCATCATGGCGACTTTTCCCGAAC
It encodes:
- the pdxA gene encoding 4-hydroxythreonine-4-phosphate dehydrogenase PdxA, whose amino-acid sequence is MRPKVGITCGCPCGIGPEIVAKAILESCVRDICEPVVFGNADNRSPVADHRTCGHISMQAVDDAVRAVMAGEVSAIVTAPINKAHWKAAGSPFPGHTEYLASVTGSGKVAMMMMSPMLKVTLVTTHLSISDVPRNISLEKICDATRLTADFLGSSLRTACNKPRIAVCALNPHSGDSGTFGSEEEKIIAPAINVLRSEGLDVIGPCPADTVFHQAAEGKFDAVIAMYHDQGLAPIKTLAFKDTVNVTLGLPFVRTSPDHGTAKDIAGKGIADHYNMVKAIEMAVELIRSRRSEV